DNA from Betaproteobacteria bacterium:
GTAGATGCCCCCGACCGCAGCGACCCGGGGGCGTGTCTGCGAAGGAGGATCCGCCCATGAGACGCAGGCTCTTCTTCACGCTCCCCGATATTCCGACCGCCCGCACCATCCTCGACGAACTGCTCCTCGCTCGCATCGACGAGCGCCATATCCACTTCCTCGGCCAGCGCGACACCTTGCCGCCCGAGCTGCCCGAAGCCAGCTTCCTGCAGAAGACCGATTTTCTGCACGCGTTGCGCACGGGCGCCATGGTGGGAGCGGCCGCCGGCGTCGCGGGCGGCGCCGTCATGTGGCTCTACCCGCCGCAGAGCATGGTGATCGAACCGAGCCTGGCGCTGATTGCCGGAATCGTCGGCGCGCTGCTCGGCGCCTGGTTCTCCAGCATGGTGGGAAGCTCAGTCCCGAATTCCTCGCTGCGTTCGTTCCAGGATGCAATCGAGGCGGGCAAGGTGCTGCTGATGGTCGACGTGCCGTTCGCCCGCGTGGAACAGGTGCACGAGCTGGTGGCGAGCCACCATCCGGAGGCCGAGTGGGGCGGGGTCGCGCCGCAGATTCCTGCGTTTCCTTAGGCGGCGGAAGGGAAACACGGTCCCGTCCTCACGATTCACGCGTTCTGCCTGCCTTCGCAGCGAACGCGCGCGGCGAGTTCAGGCCGGTCCCATCCCGTGGGCGTAGACCTTGTTGTAGTCGCGCGCGGGCGGCTTGCGCTGCGCGCGGCTGGCGGCGAAGTCGAGCATCCGCTCGATGCCGCGCAAGGCCTTGCGACCGGCTTCGGGTTCGACGTGGATCTCGTTGCTGCCGGTCTCCAGCACCTGCACCAGG
Protein-coding regions in this window:
- a CDS encoding DUF1269 domain-containing protein, giving the protein MRRRLFFTLPDIPTARTILDELLLARIDERHIHFLGQRDTLPPELPEASFLQKTDFLHALRTGAMVGAAAGVAGGAVMWLYPPQSMVIEPSLALIAGIVGALLGAWFSSMVGSSVPNSSLRSFQDAIEAGKVLLMVDVPFARVEQVHELVASHHPEAEWGGVAPQIPAFP